In the genome of bacterium, one region contains:
- a CDS encoding hydantoinase/oxoprolinase family protein, producing the protein MAEVRVGVEVGGTFTDWVVAEGDRVVRIGKVLSTPPRPESGVLRALQETGIPTSDVTVLVHGSTIATNVVLERKGAPTILVTTQGFRDVLGIQRQAKQRLFDLFYRQPEPLVSRDRILEVEEKVGPDGSVRRPLRMDGLLDALDALIRRHGVTSLAVCLLHAYANPAHERSVEAAIAARFPDVHISLSSDVLPQLREYERTSTVVMSAYTRPAVDRYLGELERQLEASGFSGHFNVIQANGGTVPAHGIRRHAVKMILSGPAAGVIGATAVASDAGIGNIITYDMGGTSSDVCLVNDGEPKITTDYKIGGLPLALPMIDIATVGAGGGSIASVDAGGIMKVGPASAGADPGPACYGRGGTEFTVTDANALLGLIRPHMFFGGKLRLDLDAARTAAERVGARLGMSALQTAEGVRQLVNFTMAQAMRLVSVERGHDPRDYTIITYGGGGPLHGAQLAEELGCDQVLVPRNPGVMSALGLLIAGTQQDFATTRILPAAEATRPLLLEMFAALEGRARTEFEGYGIAWPAVACDHFLDIRYVGQAYELTMPVGEFVSGRSPADRLVPKFHEFHRRRYGHASSREGVEIVNFRLTAVHRSSLQRLAHAPAPEAGGRVETADVYLAGGSRRCSFHDRGVLMTGSSVEGPAVIEEATATTFIPDGWAGTVDGAGNLILRRRQA; encoded by the coding sequence ATGGCTGAGGTACGGGTGGGCGTGGAGGTTGGAGGGACCTTCACGGACTGGGTCGTGGCGGAGGGCGACCGGGTCGTTCGGATTGGCAAAGTGCTCTCCACACCGCCCCGTCCCGAGAGTGGGGTTCTGCGGGCCCTTCAGGAAACCGGGATCCCAACGTCCGACGTCACCGTGCTCGTGCATGGGTCCACGATCGCCACGAACGTCGTGTTGGAACGGAAGGGCGCGCCCACGATCCTCGTCACGACTCAGGGGTTTCGCGACGTGCTCGGCATCCAGCGCCAGGCGAAACAGCGGCTGTTCGATCTCTTCTACCGCCAACCCGAGCCGCTGGTGTCTCGGGACCGCATCCTGGAGGTCGAAGAGAAGGTCGGGCCCGACGGCTCGGTGCGCCGGCCCCTGCGGATGGACGGGCTCCTCGACGCCCTCGACGCGCTGATCCGCCGCCACGGCGTCACGTCGCTCGCGGTCTGCCTCCTCCACGCCTACGCCAACCCGGCGCACGAACGCAGTGTCGAGGCGGCGATCGCCGCGCGCTTTCCGGACGTCCACATCTCGCTGTCCTCGGACGTCCTGCCGCAGTTGCGCGAATACGAGCGAACCTCCACCGTCGTCATGTCCGCCTATACGCGCCCCGCGGTAGACCGCTACTTAGGAGAGCTTGAACGTCAGCTCGAAGCCTCGGGGTTCAGCGGGCACTTCAACGTCATCCAGGCCAACGGGGGGACGGTCCCGGCGCACGGCATCCGTCGCCATGCGGTGAAGATGATCCTGTCCGGGCCGGCCGCGGGGGTGATCGGGGCGACAGCGGTAGCATCGGATGCCGGAATCGGGAACATCATCACCTACGACATGGGCGGAACGAGTTCGGATGTCTGCCTCGTGAACGACGGAGAGCCCAAGATCACCACGGACTACAAGATCGGCGGACTGCCGCTGGCCCTGCCCATGATCGACATTGCGACCGTCGGCGCGGGCGGAGGCTCGATCGCCTCGGTCGACGCGGGCGGGATCATGAAGGTCGGGCCCGCCTCGGCCGGGGCGGACCCGGGACCCGCCTGCTACGGGCGCGGCGGCACCGAGTTCACGGTGACGGACGCGAACGCCCTCCTCGGCCTCATCCGGCCGCACATGTTTTTCGGCGGGAAGCTGCGGCTCGACCTCGACGCCGCGCGGACGGCGGCCGAGCGCGTAGGCGCCCGGCTGGGCATGTCCGCGCTCCAAACCGCGGAGGGCGTGCGCCAACTCGTGAATTTCACGATGGCGCAGGCGATGCGCCTCGTCTCCGTGGAACGGGGGCACGATCCGCGCGACTACACCATCATCACCTACGGAGGCGGCGGTCCGCTGCACGGCGCGCAACTAGCGGAGGAACTGGGCTGCGATCAGGTGTTGGTCCCCCGCAACCCCGGCGTGATGTCGGCGCTGGGGCTGCTCATCGCCGGCACGCAACAGGACTTCGCGACCACGCGGATCCTGCCCGCCGCCGAGGCGACCCGGCCGCTCCTGCTCGAGATGTTCGCCGCGCTGGAGGGGCGCGCGCGCACCGAGTTCGAGGGCTACGGCATCGCCTGGCCGGCGGTGGCGTGCGACCACTTCCTGGACATCCGGTATGTTGGACAGGCCTACGAGCTGACGATGCCGGTAGGGGAATTCGTCAGCGGGCGGAGCCCGGCCGATCGCCTCGTGCCCAAGTTCCATGAGTTCCACCGGCGCCGGTACGGCCACGCGTCGAGCCGCGAGGGCGTGGAGATCGTCAATTTCCGGCTGACGGCCGTGCACCGTTCGTCGCTGCAACGATTGGCCCATGCCCCCGCGCCGGAGGCAGGAGGACGCGTGGAGACGGCCGACGTGTATCTCGCCGGGGGGTCGCGCCGCTGCAGTTTCCACGACCGCGGCGTCCTGATGACAGGATCATCCGTGGAAGGCCCGGCGGTGATCGAAGAAGCGACCGCCACCACCTTCATCCCGGATGGGTGGGCCGGAACGGTCGACGGCGCCGGCAACCTCATTCTCCGGAGGCGGCAGGCATGA
- a CDS encoding hydantoinase B/oxoprolinase family protein translates to MNPVSLSIIGHAFVAIAEEMGVNLYRSAHSTIVREVRDMATALLDADGNTVAMANWIPMLLNAMEPAAKAIGRYYDFRALRADEAVLTNDPFDGGQHVNDILLFTPIIIDGDVIGLSCANVHHLDLGGGAAANNAQATEVFQEGIVFQPMKITLDENWEDSPFGKFLRGNIRVPQKTIPDFNAQIAACRTGEVRVAELCQKYGKSAILEFQREIQDYSERVIRAAIAELPDGEYSGSAYMEDDGSGAQGPFTIRVTVRIHGSDMVLDFTGTDRQARGFINSPLASTYATCRTTMMSILQAGHLLVNAGAFRPIQIVAPPGTLVNPARPAATRARTSTCYKIFDAVNYALAPVLPRKVAAPGFDCQTGISMAVRQEGRFTVLSEVLGAGIGAVYDHDGVDGMIMHLTNGMNTPVESVEIEFPFLEILRYGLVQDSGGPGQFRGGLGMERRYRILRDGVNFGLHSDRHRHAAPGLFRGEAGTPGGCFVERAGAVMHLGSKVQTTLQAGDILTVRSGGGAAYGPVDKRDPALVEQDLREERITPEHAARSYNWSRPGGAGRTPRPATTARRRRPGGSNRRSKHARG, encoded by the coding sequence ATGAACCCCGTTTCCCTCTCCATCATTGGGCACGCGTTCGTCGCGATTGCCGAGGAGATGGGCGTCAATCTCTACCGCTCGGCCCACTCCACCATCGTCCGCGAAGTGCGGGACATGGCCACCGCGCTCCTCGACGCGGACGGCAATACGGTCGCGATGGCCAACTGGATCCCGATGCTGCTCAACGCGATGGAGCCCGCGGCCAAAGCGATCGGACGCTACTACGACTTCCGCGCCCTGCGCGCCGATGAGGCCGTGCTGACGAACGATCCGTTCGACGGCGGGCAGCATGTGAACGACATCCTGTTGTTCACGCCGATTATCATCGACGGGGACGTCATCGGGCTGAGCTGCGCCAACGTCCATCACCTGGACCTCGGCGGCGGAGCGGCGGCGAACAACGCTCAGGCGACCGAGGTCTTCCAGGAAGGTATCGTGTTCCAACCGATGAAGATCACGCTGGACGAGAACTGGGAAGACTCGCCGTTCGGTAAGTTCCTCCGCGGCAACATCCGCGTCCCCCAGAAGACCATCCCAGACTTCAACGCGCAAATCGCCGCCTGCCGAACCGGCGAGGTTCGTGTGGCCGAGCTCTGTCAAAAGTACGGGAAAAGCGCGATCCTCGAGTTCCAGCGAGAAATCCAGGATTACTCGGAACGGGTCATTCGCGCCGCCATCGCCGAGCTGCCCGACGGCGAGTACAGCGGCAGCGCCTACATGGAGGACGACGGGTCGGGTGCGCAGGGACCGTTCACCATCCGCGTCACCGTGAGAATTCACGGCTCGGACATGGTGCTGGACTTCACGGGCACGGACCGCCAGGCCCGCGGGTTCATCAATAGCCCCCTCGCGTCCACCTACGCCACCTGCCGGACGACGATGATGTCGATTCTGCAGGCCGGGCACCTTCTGGTCAACGCGGGGGCGTTCCGGCCGATCCAGATCGTCGCGCCGCCCGGCACGCTCGTCAATCCGGCGCGACCCGCCGCGACGCGGGCGCGAACCAGCACGTGCTACAAGATCTTCGACGCGGTCAACTACGCGCTCGCCCCGGTGCTCCCCCGAAAGGTCGCCGCTCCCGGATTCGACTGCCAGACCGGCATCTCAATGGCCGTCCGCCAGGAGGGCCGGTTCACGGTGCTCTCGGAAGTCCTCGGGGCCGGCATCGGCGCGGTGTACGACCACGACGGGGTCGACGGCATGATCATGCACCTCACAAACGGCATGAACACGCCGGTGGAGTCCGTCGAGATCGAGTTCCCGTTCTTGGAGATCCTCCGGTATGGGCTCGTGCAGGACTCCGGAGGGCCGGGCCAGTTCCGCGGGGGACTGGGAATGGAGCGCCGGTACCGGATCCTGCGCGACGGCGTGAACTTCGGCCTCCACTCCGACCGCCACCGCCACGCCGCGCCCGGACTCTTCCGCGGGGAGGCCGGGACGCCGGGCGGGTGCTTTGTGGAACGAGCCGGAGCGGTCATGCACTTGGGCTCGAAGGTGCAGACGACGCTGCAAGCCGGCGACATCCTCACCGTCCGCTCGGGCGGCGGCGCCGCGTACGGGCCTGTGGACAAGCGCGACCCGGCGCTGGTCGAGCAAGACCTACGGGAGGAGCGGATCACACCCGAGCATGCCGCTCGCTCGTACAACTGGAGCCGACCCGGAGGTGCCGGGCGGACGCCACGGCCGGCGACAACTGCTCGCCGCCGGCGTCCGGGCGGCTCGAACAGGAGGAGCAAGCATGCCAGAGGCTGA
- a CDS encoding C-terminal binding protein, with translation MSRPGRYCVRTESAGLPAYDIAVERAVLEPRRIHVEAVDIDDENAFAQAAVRADAVLHMRGRLDAPRIARLGRCRIIAHYGTGVDRVDVSAATIHGIWVTNGPRYAVDEVSSHAIALLLAAARKITAADRAVRSGAWHIKPIVPLHRIAGKTLGLLGFGNIARATGRKGHGIGLEVIAYDPYVDGEVFRAEGVRRVDFDTCLSTADFLSVHLPLTSETRGVVGREAFARLKPGAILVNTSRGAVLDETALLETLQSGRLRAAGLDVFAQEPLPPNHPLLTLPNVTVTGHIGFYSEESIEQMQRDAAEQVAQALDGSVPEFLVNREVLKRRQEEST, from the coding sequence ATGAGTCGACCGGGTCGGTACTGTGTTCGCACCGAATCCGCGGGGCTTCCAGCCTACGATATCGCGGTGGAGCGCGCGGTCCTGGAGCCCCGCAGGATTCACGTCGAGGCGGTGGATATCGATGACGAGAACGCCTTCGCGCAGGCGGCCGTCCGCGCGGACGCCGTCCTGCATATGCGGGGCCGGCTGGACGCACCCCGCATCGCCCGGCTCGGACGGTGCCGGATCATCGCCCATTACGGCACGGGCGTCGATCGCGTGGATGTGTCTGCCGCGACCATCCATGGAATCTGGGTGACGAACGGGCCCCGCTACGCCGTCGATGAAGTCTCATCTCATGCGATCGCCCTCCTCTTGGCGGCCGCGCGGAAGATCACGGCCGCGGACCGGGCGGTCCGAAGCGGCGCGTGGCACATTAAGCCCATCGTTCCGCTGCACCGCATCGCGGGGAAGACCCTGGGCCTCCTCGGCTTCGGAAACATCGCCAGGGCGACGGGGCGAAAAGGCCACGGCATCGGACTCGAGGTGATCGCGTACGATCCGTATGTGGATGGGGAGGTCTTCCGGGCGGAAGGCGTGCGCCGAGTCGACTTTGACACGTGCCTCAGCACGGCGGATTTCCTGTCGGTACACCTCCCCCTGACGTCGGAGACCCGGGGCGTGGTGGGGCGGGAGGCGTTCGCCCGCCTCAAGCCTGGCGCGATCCTGGTCAACACGTCCCGTGGCGCGGTGCTCGACGAAACGGCCCTCCTGGAGACGCTGCAGTCCGGACGGCTGCGCGCAGCCGGTCTCGATGTGTTCGCCCAGGAACCGCTGCCGCCGAATCATCCCCTGCTCACGCTCCCGAACGTGACGGTGACCGGTCATATCGGGTTCTACTCGGAAGAATCGATTGAGCAGATGCAGCGGGACGCCGCCGAACAGGTCGCGCAGGCGCTCGACGGCTCGGTCCCCGAATTCCTCGTGAACAGGGAAGTGCTCAAGCGGCGTCAGGAAGAAAGTACGTAG
- a CDS encoding PIG-L deacetylase family protein: MPEADRILCVSAHAADFCVRAGGTLARYAAIGAAVRVVILSPGARGESNEFWKARQGRTTEEEVAEVRRQEARRAAEILGIEITFYDYRDQPMMFDHDRLMRLVREIRTFRPRVIITHPAVEPYNPDHTRAYAATLEAAYYTGLAGVEPDLPILPPTQIFACEPTQPLTEATGFVPDHFIDITDVMDQKMRATAEFKAQPYHVERYRTRSVQRGTQAAYVAGNPAIRFAEAFQRLSPWAGRIFP; encoded by the coding sequence ATGCCAGAGGCTGATCGAATCCTGTGCGTCAGTGCGCACGCCGCAGATTTTTGCGTGCGGGCGGGGGGAACGCTCGCGAGGTACGCCGCGATTGGGGCCGCGGTCCGTGTGGTCATCCTCAGCCCCGGCGCTCGCGGGGAGTCGAACGAATTCTGGAAGGCGCGCCAGGGGCGAACGACCGAGGAAGAGGTCGCGGAGGTGCGGCGGCAGGAGGCCAGACGCGCCGCGGAAATCCTCGGGATCGAGATCACGTTCTACGACTACCGCGACCAGCCCATGATGTTCGACCACGACCGTTTGATGCGGCTCGTCAGAGAGATCCGGACGTTCAGGCCGCGGGTGATCATCACCCATCCGGCCGTCGAGCCCTATAATCCCGATCACACTCGCGCCTATGCCGCGACGCTGGAAGCTGCGTATTATACGGGCCTCGCCGGCGTCGAGCCCGACCTCCCGATTCTCCCCCCCACCCAGATCTTCGCCTGCGAGCCGACCCAGCCGCTCACCGAGGCCACCGGGTTCGTCCCCGACCACTTCATCGACATCACCGACGTCATGGACCAAAAGATGCGGGCGACCGCAGAGTTCAAGGCCCAACCCTATCACGTGGAGCGCTATCGAACCCGCTCCGTCCAACGCGGGACGCAGGCGGCGTATGTCGCCGGCAACCCCGCGATCCGGTTCGCGGAAGCGTTCCAGCGGCTTTCGCCCTGGGCCGGCCGGATCTTTCCGTAA
- a CDS encoding DegT/DnrJ/EryC1/StrS family aminotransferase gives MSKRIVAFTPFVTQEMKDAASRVIDSGHYIRTSPTEASEGKALEEEFSAYLAAGDGRRPHVANLANGSAAMHLAWVAHDLQRGDEVLIPGNTFVSVAHCVSLVGATPVPVDVEPDTYNIDPRAAAAAITPRTRAIMPVHTAGHPADLDPLLALARTHGLLLVEDACQAIGARYKGRSVGTVGDLGCYSFVQNKAMTCGGEGGAVGSFDGPRVRRIFNLANHARGDAYHRGHGEAETTVHDGIGFNYRQSEVLSAIARVQLRLLPGWIALRRRWAALYRALLGATGLPVALPAERSYAEHSYVRFEVCVPERSALRQYLGEQGIKTSVHYPTPIHLDDPYREQLRIAAGALPVTERLAREVLTLPLYPQMTEDDVAYVVDHLRAFYRQRISARA, from the coding sequence ATGAGCAAACGGATCGTGGCGTTCACGCCGTTCGTGACGCAGGAGATGAAGGACGCGGCCTCACGGGTCATCGATTCGGGCCACTACATCCGGACGTCGCCGACGGAGGCGTCGGAGGGCAAGGCGCTCGAGGAAGAATTCAGCGCGTACCTGGCCGCGGGGGACGGACGCCGACCGCACGTCGCCAACCTCGCCAACGGCTCCGCGGCGATGCACCTCGCCTGGGTCGCGCATGACCTCCAGCGCGGAGACGAGGTGCTCATTCCCGGCAACACGTTCGTCAGCGTCGCCCACTGCGTCTCGCTCGTGGGGGCGACGCCGGTCCCCGTCGATGTGGAGCCCGATACGTACAACATCGATCCGCGTGCGGCCGCCGCGGCGATCACGCCAAGGACGCGGGCGATCATGCCCGTGCACACGGCGGGCCACCCGGCCGACCTTGATCCGCTCCTCGCGCTTGCGCGCACGCACGGCCTGCTGCTCGTCGAAGACGCGTGCCAAGCCATCGGCGCGCGTTACAAGGGGCGGAGCGTGGGCACGGTGGGGGATCTGGGGTGTTACAGCTTCGTGCAAAACAAGGCGATGACGTGCGGCGGCGAGGGCGGCGCGGTCGGCTCCTTCGACGGGCCGCGCGTCCGGCGGATCTTCAACCTCGCCAACCACGCGCGCGGCGACGCCTACCATCGGGGGCACGGCGAGGCCGAGACGACCGTCCACGACGGAATCGGGTTCAACTACCGGCAGTCGGAGGTCCTGTCGGCCATCGCGCGCGTCCAACTGCGGCTGCTGCCGGGCTGGATCGCGCTCCGGCGCCGGTGGGCGGCGCTGTACCGCGCGCTGCTCGGGGCGACCGGTCTCCCGGTGGCGCTGCCGGCGGAGCGATCCTACGCGGAACACTCGTATGTGCGATTCGAAGTCTGCGTCCCCGAGCGGAGCGCGCTCCGACAGTACCTGGGGGAGCAGGGGATCAAGACCTCGGTGCACTACCCGACGCCGATCCATCTGGACGACCCCTACCGCGAGCAGCTGCGGATCGCGGCGGGTGCGCTTCCGGTCACGGAACGGCTGGCACGCGAGGTGCTGACCCTGCCGCTGTATCCGCAGATGACCGAGGACGACGTCGCGTACGTGGTGGACCACCTGAGGGCCTTCTACCGGCAGCGCATCTCTGCCCGAGCATGA
- a CDS encoding pyridoxal phosphate-dependent aminotransferase encodes MTITGAGSVISLISKRATASQSGGRERLLGKAQGRRGLISLGRGDPDLPTPSHIIEAAKRALDEGATHYTSWQGRDDLREAIAAKCRRDYSADVSAEQVIVTAGGQEAVYVTFQALLNDGDEVLLADPHYNSYSRAVRLAGGVPVMVPCDEAHVFALDPSAVEARITPRTKILTVISPNNPTGAVIPAETIRILVDLALRHNLIVVADDIYEHYVFGTTPHVSIASATELAGRTIIINGFSKTYAMTGWRLGYLVPPRALVDAMQVIKHTMTICAPAVSQAAGVAALTGSQDCVREMRDTFAERRQVLLAGFEKLGLGGAWSQGGHFLFPNITSTGLSSLDFCERILEEANVLVFPGSSFGNGEGYVRASFLQPIEKIRAAVDRISPVVKRLQ; translated from the coding sequence TTGACGATAACCGGAGCGGGCAGCGTCATTTCGCTCATCTCAAAACGGGCGACGGCCAGTCAGTCTGGCGGTCGTGAGCGTTTGCTCGGCAAAGCGCAGGGCCGACGGGGATTGATCTCGCTGGGACGAGGCGACCCCGACCTGCCGACCCCGAGCCACATCATCGAAGCGGCGAAGCGGGCGCTCGACGAAGGCGCGACCCACTACACTTCTTGGCAGGGGCGGGATGATCTTCGGGAAGCCATCGCTGCGAAGTGCCGGCGTGACTACTCCGCCGATGTTTCCGCAGAGCAGGTGATCGTGACCGCCGGGGGCCAGGAAGCTGTCTACGTCACTTTCCAGGCCCTGCTCAACGACGGGGATGAGGTCCTGCTCGCGGATCCGCACTACAACTCTTACTCGCGCGCGGTGCGCTTGGCCGGTGGTGTGCCGGTCATGGTGCCATGCGATGAGGCGCACGTCTTTGCGCTCGACCCGTCGGCCGTCGAAGCACGCATCACGCCGAGAACGAAGATCCTTACGGTGATCAGCCCGAACAATCCCACGGGCGCGGTGATCCCGGCTGAGACCATCCGCATTCTCGTCGACCTTGCGCTGCGGCACAATCTCATTGTCGTGGCCGACGATATCTATGAACATTACGTCTTTGGCACGACTCCACACGTGAGTATCGCGTCGGCGACGGAACTTGCGGGTCGGACGATCATCATCAATGGGTTCAGCAAGACGTATGCGATGACGGGGTGGCGGCTCGGCTACCTGGTTCCACCTCGCGCGCTCGTCGACGCGATGCAGGTGATCAAGCACACGATGACGATCTGCGCGCCCGCCGTCTCGCAGGCGGCCGGCGTCGCCGCGCTCACCGGATCGCAGGACTGCGTTCGAGAGATGCGGGACACCTTCGCCGAGCGCCGGCAGGTACTCCTCGCAGGGTTCGAAAAGCTCGGACTTGGCGGTGCCTGGTCGCAGGGCGGTCATTTCCTGTTCCCCAACATCACCTCCACGGGGCTGAGCTCGCTTGACTTTTGCGAGCGGATCCTGGAAGAGGCAAACGTGCTGGTCTTTCCCGGGAGCTCGTTCGGGAACGGAGAAGGGTACGTCCGTGCTTCGTTTCTGCAGCCGATCGAGAAGATCCGTGCCGCGGTTGACCGGATCAGCCCGGTGGTGAAACGTTTACAGTAA
- a CDS encoding pyridoxal phosphate-dependent aminotransferase, which yields MDFTQRFVPTFRQDFKARDSGGFDRPRYLKLASELKDLISLNSGDPDLTAAPAAVEAAVEALRTGKTHYVYRGLPELLEALGRKLATENRVTVDPRTQLIVTNGSAEAATAVFQTLLEPGDEVLTTDPYYSGHVGSILAARGVPVLVPTSGDALWEPDPAEVEARITPRTKGFIFANPGNPSAAVYRRETLQALLDLAHRRNILMIPDELFERYVYDGHRHISMASLPGAADRVITLGGFSKSYCMTGWRLGWIAAPGWLAGILEQVRYAMSMAAGTPNQWGAVAALSDAARPYYAQVYRTYGERRGYFIQALTAAGLPQQPTPGAFVGMVDIRRTGRTSSEVAEIFLREGRVAMWPATAFGPHGEGWLRYGLVVPLDKLKEGMARLAPVIRTLLPSSAPRV from the coding sequence ATGGATTTCACGCAGAGGTTCGTCCCCACGTTTCGGCAAGACTTCAAGGCCCGAGACTCGGGCGGCTTTGACCGGCCCCGCTATTTGAAGCTCGCCTCCGAGCTCAAAGACCTGATCAGCCTCAACTCGGGCGACCCAGACCTCACCGCGGCCCCGGCCGCGGTCGAGGCGGCGGTCGAAGCGCTGCGGACGGGAAAGACCCACTACGTCTATCGAGGGCTCCCCGAACTGCTCGAGGCCCTCGGCCGCAAGCTCGCGACCGAAAACCGCGTCACGGTGGATCCGCGGACTCAGCTCATCGTGACAAACGGCAGTGCGGAAGCGGCGACGGCCGTGTTTCAAACGCTGCTCGAGCCGGGAGATGAGGTCCTGACGACGGACCCGTACTACAGCGGCCACGTCGGGTCCATCCTTGCGGCGCGGGGGGTGCCGGTGCTCGTCCCCACATCCGGTGACGCGTTGTGGGAGCCGGATCCCGCCGAGGTGGAGGCGCGGATCACTCCTCGGACAAAAGGCTTCATCTTCGCCAACCCCGGCAACCCCTCGGCGGCGGTCTACCGTCGCGAGACGCTTCAGGCGCTCCTGGACCTTGCGCACCGAAGGAACATCCTCATGATTCCCGATGAGTTGTTCGAGCGGTACGTGTACGACGGGCATCGGCATATCAGTATGGCATCGCTGCCCGGTGCCGCCGATCGAGTGATTACGCTAGGCGGCTTCTCCAAATCCTACTGCATGACCGGCTGGCGGCTCGGCTGGATCGCAGCGCCTGGCTGGTTGGCGGGCATCCTAGAACAGGTCCGCTATGCGATGTCCATGGCCGCCGGCACCCCGAACCAGTGGGGGGCCGTGGCCGCGCTCTCGGACGCCGCGCGGCCGTACTACGCCCAAGTGTATCGCACCTATGGTGAGCGCCGCGGGTACTTCATCCAGGCCCTGACGGCCGCGGGGCTCCCGCAGCAGCCGACGCCCGGGGCGTTCGTGGGGATGGTCGATATCCGCCGCACCGGGCGGACGTCCAGCGAGGTGGCCGAGATCTTCCTCCGGGAAGGCCGCGTCGCGATGTGGCCGGCGACGGCGTTCGGGCCGCACGGCGAGGGCTGGCTGCGGTACGGCCTGGTCGTGCCCCTCGACAAGTTGAAGGAGGGCATGGCCCGGCTGGCACCGGTGATCCGCACGTTGCTGCCGAGCAGCGCCCCCCGCGTGTGA
- a CDS encoding NAD(P)-dependent oxidoreductase: MAPREKPPLKILITGACGRIGAHVVRGLLDRHIAVVGIDAVVHSGNLRELAARVSVFPVDVQDLGAMLALAGREKITRVIHLAAAIGDQFDSHPWGSYQVNLGGTLNVLEVARHAGIDRVVMASTHNIYPRAYGVYGPPEWRPIAEDHPPDPHRPYAVMKLAGEYMGRIYAEHLGVDYAATRFASYYGAERAIRRGTKPPDTLNRLILDAVEGVPSIVERGGDQVFDPVYIKDCAHGVICAALAPEPQRGRVYNIGGGHPISLNAAAEVVRRVLPTARIEIGPGDSFSQDGRPHHPPLDISRARREIGYEPQYSLEQGIAECARELARMLNRN, from the coding sequence ATCGCGCCCAGGGAGAAGCCGCCGCTGAAAATCCTCATCACCGGCGCCTGTGGCCGCATCGGCGCTCACGTCGTGCGCGGACTCCTGGACCGCCATATCGCCGTCGTGGGCATCGATGCCGTCGTGCACTCGGGCAACTTGCGGGAGCTCGCGGCGCGAGTTTCCGTCTTCCCAGTCGATGTCCAGGACCTCGGGGCGATGCTGGCCCTGGCGGGGCGAGAAAAGATCACGCGGGTCATCCACCTCGCGGCCGCGATCGGGGACCAGTTCGACTCGCATCCGTGGGGATCGTATCAGGTCAATCTGGGCGGGACGTTGAACGTGCTCGAGGTCGCCCGCCACGCGGGCATCGATCGCGTCGTCATGGCCAGCACCCACAACATTTACCCACGGGCGTATGGGGTCTACGGTCCCCCGGAATGGCGACCGATCGCCGAAGATCATCCTCCCGATCCGCACCGTCCGTACGCCGTGATGAAGCTCGCCGGCGAGTACATGGGACGGATCTACGCGGAGCACCTCGGGGTGGACTATGCCGCAACGCGGTTCGCCAGCTACTATGGCGCGGAGCGGGCCATTCGGCGGGGGACCAAACCCCCCGACACCTTGAATCGGCTCATCCTCGACGCCGTGGAGGGTGTGCCGAGCATCGTGGAACGCGGAGGCGACCAGGTCTTCGACCCCGTCTACATCAAGGACTGCGCCCACGGGGTCATCTGCGCCGCGCTTGCCCCGGAGCCCCAGCGCGGCCGCGTTTATAACATCGGCGGTGGGCATCCGATCTCGCTCAACGCCGCCGCCGAGGTTGTTCGACGCGTCCTCCCCACCGCCCGCATCGAGATCGGGCCCGGAGACTCGTTTTCCCAGGATGGCCGACCCCATCACCCGCCCCTGGACATTAGCCGAGCGCGGCGGGAGATCGGCTACGAGCCGCAATATTCCCTGGAGCAAGGGATCGCCGAGTGCGCCCGGGAGTTGGCCCGGATGCTCAACCGGAACTAG